A stretch of the Panicum virgatum strain AP13 chromosome 9N, P.virgatum_v5, whole genome shotgun sequence genome encodes the following:
- the LOC120690001 gene encoding probable N-acetyltransferase HLS1-like, giving the protein MVEAAAATVVVVREYDGARDRRGVEAVERACEVGSGGGGKMCLFTDLLGDPLCRIRHSPAFLMLVAETATGPNSTEIAGLVRGCVKTVVSGTTHSKDPIYTKVGYVLGLRVSPRHRRKGVGKKLVDRMEEWFRQTGAEYAYMATEQDNEASVRLFTGRCGYAKFRTPSVLVHPVFGHALRPSRRAAIVCLQPREAELLYRWHLAGVEFFPADIDAVLSNDLSLGTFLAVPAGARWEGVEAFLAAPPPSWAVLSVWNCMDAFRLEVRGAPRLMRAAAGATRLVDRAAPWLGIPSIPNLFAPFGLYFLYGLGGAGAGAPRLARALCRHAHNMARDGGCGVVATEVSACEPVRAGVPHWARLGAEDLWCIKRLADGYSDGPLGDWTKAPAGHSIFIDPREF; this is encoded by the exons atggtcgaggcggcggcggcgacagtggtggtggtgcgggaGTACGACGGCGCCCGCGACCgccgcggcgtggaggcggtggAGCGCGCGTGCGAGGtcgggtccggcggcggcggcaagatgtgcctcttcaccgacctcctcgGCGACCCGCTCTGCCGCATTCGCCACTCGCCGGCCTTCCTCATGCTG GTCGCGGAGACAGCAACCGGCCCCAACAGCACGGAGATcgccggcctcgtccgcggCTGCGTCAAGACCGTCGTCTCCGGCACCACCCACTCCAAGGACCCCATCTACACCAAGGTCGGCTACGTCCTCGGCCTCCGCGTCTCCCCGAGACACAG GAGGAAGGGAGTCGGGAAGAAGCTGGTGGACCGGATGGAGGAGTGGTTCCGGCAAACGGGGGCGGAGTACGCGTACATGGCGACGGAGCAGGACAACGAGGCGTCGGTGCGGCTCTTCACCGGCCGCTGCGGCTACGCCAAGTTCCGCACGCCGTCCGTGCTCGTGCACCCGGTGTTCGGCCACGCACTCCGGCCCTCGCGGAGGGCGGCCATCGTGTGCCTCCAGCCGCGGGAGGCCGAGCTGCTCTACCGGTGGCACCTCGCCGGCGTCGAGTTCTTCCCCGCCGACATCGACGCCGTGCTGTCCAACGACCTGTCGCTCGGCACGTTCCTGGCCGTGCCGGCGGGGGCGCGGTGGGAGGGCGTCGAGGCGttcctggccgcgccgccgccgtcgtgggcCGTGCTGAGCGTGTGGAACTGCATGGACGCCTTCCGCCTCGAGGTGCGCGGGGCGCCGCGCCTGatgcgcgccgcggcgggcgcgacgcgGCTGGTGGACCGCGCGGCGCCGTGGCTCGGGATCCCCTCCATCCCCAACCTGTTCGCGCCGTTCGGGCTCTACTTCCTCTACGGCCtcggtggcgccggcgccggcgccccccgGCTCGCCCGCGCGCTGTGCCGCCACGCGCACAACATGGCCCgcgacggcggctgcggcgtcGTGGCCACCGAGGTCAGCGCCTGCGAGCCCGTCCGCGCCGGGGTGCCGCACTGGGCGCGGCTTGGCGCCGAGGACCTCTGGTGCATCAAGCGGCTCGCGGACGGCTACAGCGACGGGCCGCTCGGCGACTGGACCAAGGCGCCGGCCGGGCACTCCATATTCATCGACCCGAGGGAGTTTTAG